In a single window of the Nocardioides sp. L-11A genome:
- a CDS encoding molybdopterin molybdotransferase MoeA, protein MTDPSGPGPVSVEEHRARVRAGVAPLDRSEPLPVAKAAGRVLAADVVAALSVPPFDHAAMDGFAVRAAEVVAPPVELPVAGVVAAGDTAPPALPAGAAYRIMTGAPVPDGADLVIPFEWTTGTDPVRLLRSAGAGRHVRREGEDVRAGEIALVAGTRLGAAQVGLLTSTGVAEVAVRPRPRLGVIATGAELVGGQIPDSNTRTLLTAGRAAGAVATGHGPAPDDPAAFRAVLAAAAEVSDLIVTTGGISAGDHDVVKAALVGEDGFWFGPVALKPGRPQGFGCVRASDGRRVPVLTLPGTPIAAYAAFLLFGREALARLGGERAAATRRAPLGVPVEAGDRTVVLPGVYDENGHVVPLPGHAGHSQRLLARAEVLMVVPPAGCALAAGRSIEVLAE, encoded by the coding sequence ATGACTGACCCGTCCGGACCCGGCCCCGTGTCGGTGGAGGAGCACCGGGCACGGGTGCGCGCCGGCGTCGCCCCCCTCGACCGATCCGAGCCGCTGCCGGTGGCGAAGGCGGCGGGCCGAGTCCTGGCCGCCGACGTCGTCGCCGCACTCTCCGTGCCGCCGTTCGACCACGCGGCGATGGACGGCTTCGCGGTGCGCGCCGCCGAGGTCGTCGCGCCGCCCGTGGAGCTTCCGGTCGCCGGGGTGGTCGCCGCCGGCGACACCGCTCCGCCGGCACTGCCCGCGGGTGCGGCGTACCGGATCATGACGGGGGCGCCCGTCCCCGACGGCGCCGACCTGGTCATCCCGTTCGAGTGGACGACGGGCACCGACCCGGTCCGCCTGCTGCGGTCCGCGGGCGCGGGCCGACACGTCCGGCGCGAGGGCGAGGACGTCCGGGCGGGCGAGATCGCGCTGGTCGCCGGCACCCGTCTCGGTGCCGCGCAGGTCGGGCTGCTGACATCGACGGGCGTCGCCGAGGTCGCGGTCCGTCCGCGACCGCGGCTCGGGGTGATCGCCACCGGCGCGGAGCTCGTCGGCGGCCAGATCCCCGACAGCAACACCCGGACGCTGCTCACGGCAGGCCGGGCCGCGGGCGCGGTCGCGACCGGCCACGGTCCCGCCCCCGACGACCCCGCGGCCTTCCGGGCCGTCCTGGCCGCCGCCGCCGAGGTGAGCGACCTGATCGTCACCACGGGCGGCATCTCGGCCGGCGACCACGACGTCGTGAAGGCCGCACTGGTCGGGGAGGACGGCTTCTGGTTCGGACCGGTCGCCCTCAAGCCCGGTCGCCCCCAGGGCTTCGGCTGCGTACGGGCCAGCGACGGCCGCCGGGTGCCGGTGCTCACCCTGCCCGGCACGCCCATCGCCGCGTACGCCGCCTTCCTGCTGTTCGGGCGTGAGGCGCTGGCGCGGCTCGGCGGAGAGCGCGCGGCCGCCACGAGGCGCGCCCCGCTCGGCGTACCCGTCGAGGCGGGGGACCGCACGGTGGTGCTGCCCGGCGTCTACGACGAGAATGGGCACGTCGTCCCGCTGCCCGGTCATGCCGGGCACTCCCAACGGCTGCTCGCCCGGGCCGAGGTGCTGATGGTCGTGCCCCCCGCGGGGTGCGCCCTGGCCGCCGGGCGGTCGATCGAGGTGCTGGCTGAGTGA
- a CDS encoding UTP--glucose-1-phosphate uridylyltransferase — protein MSGRGGGLEKARAKMLDAGVDPVAIDTFAHYYRLLEHGETGMIPESTIAPVDMESLADVEIGADVAADAIGRTVAIKLNGGLGTSMGMERAKSLLCVRRGLSFLDIIARQALHLRQKYDARLPLLLMNSFRTSADTLHALGRYEDLPVEGLPLEFLQNKEPRLLTSDLTPVSWPKDPDLEWCPPGHGDVYTALRGAGLIARMIEQGYRYVFVSNSDNLGAVPDPRIAGWFAASGAPFAIEAVRRTPSDRKGGHFARRKADGRIVLRETAQTLPEDLEALADLDRHRFTSTNNLWFDLHAMKAVLDEREGILGLPLIRNVKPVDPADPSSPEVIQIETAMGAAIEIFDGARLIEVGRDRFIPVKTTNDLLILRSDVYEIGADFALTQVAADVPYVDLDSGYYRTIHEFDQRFPDGEPLLSRSTALRIRGDWTFGRGVQVVGDVELEGRGPQRVPAGEVLGSPAADPGADD, from the coding sequence ATGAGTGGTCGCGGTGGCGGCCTCGAGAAGGCGCGGGCGAAGATGCTCGACGCAGGGGTCGACCCCGTCGCGATCGACACCTTCGCGCACTACTACCGGCTGCTGGAGCACGGCGAGACCGGCATGATCCCGGAGTCGACGATCGCCCCTGTCGACATGGAGAGCCTGGCCGACGTCGAGATCGGCGCCGACGTCGCGGCCGACGCGATCGGCCGGACCGTCGCGATCAAGCTCAACGGCGGGCTCGGCACCTCGATGGGCATGGAACGGGCCAAGTCGCTGCTGTGCGTGCGCCGCGGACTCTCCTTCCTCGACATCATCGCCCGGCAGGCGCTGCACCTGCGCCAGAAGTACGACGCCCGGCTGCCGCTGCTGCTGATGAACTCCTTCCGCACCTCCGCCGACACGCTGCACGCCCTCGGCCGCTACGAGGACCTGCCGGTGGAGGGACTGCCGCTGGAGTTCCTGCAGAACAAGGAGCCCAGGCTGCTCACCTCCGACCTCACGCCGGTGAGCTGGCCGAAGGACCCCGACCTCGAGTGGTGTCCGCCCGGGCACGGCGACGTCTACACGGCGCTGCGCGGCGCGGGGCTGATCGCACGGATGATCGAGCAGGGCTACCGCTACGTCTTCGTCTCCAACTCCGACAACCTCGGTGCCGTCCCCGACCCGCGCATCGCCGGGTGGTTCGCCGCGTCGGGAGCACCGTTCGCGATCGAGGCGGTGCGCCGTACCCCGTCCGACCGCAAGGGCGGCCACTTCGCCCGGCGCAAGGCCGACGGCCGGATCGTGCTGCGCGAGACCGCGCAGACGCTGCCCGAGGACCTCGAGGCACTCGCCGACCTCGACCGGCACCGGTTCACCTCGACCAACAACCTGTGGTTCGACCTGCACGCGATGAAGGCGGTGCTCGACGAGCGCGAGGGCATCCTCGGGCTGCCGCTCATCCGCAACGTCAAGCCGGTCGACCCCGCCGACCCCTCCTCGCCCGAGGTGATCCAGATCGAGACCGCCATGGGCGCGGCCATCGAGATCTTCGACGGCGCCCGGCTGATCGAGGTCGGCCGCGACCGCTTCATCCCGGTCAAGACCACCAACGACCTGCTGATCCTGCGCTCCGACGTCTACGAGATCGGCGCCGACTTCGCGCTCACCCAGGTCGCCGCCGACGTCCCGTACGTCGACCTCGACTCCGGCTACTACCGGACCATCCACGAGTTCGACCAGCGCTTCCCCGACGGGGAGCCGCTGCTGTCGCGCTCGACGGCGCTGCGGATCCGCGGCGACTGGACCTTCGGCCGCGGCGTCCAGGTGGTCGGTGACGTCGAGCTCGAGGGCCGGGGTCCGCAGCGGGTGCCCGCCGGCGAGGTGCTCGGGAGCCCGGCCGCCGACCCGGGCGCGGATGACTGA
- a CDS encoding 5-formyltetrahydrofolate cyclo-ligase has product MTGTHPCHGAAKVAVRDQLLAARRRRPLTDVGTDARAIAEHLLAAPEVRRAATVAAYVSVGTEPGTTALLDRLVDAGKRVILPVLLPDNDLDWAAYHGPTSLAPARRGLLEPVGPALGVDAVATADVVLVPGLAASPAGLRLGRGGGSYDRALARVPVGTFTCVLLYDDELLPDVPAEPHDRPVTAAATPAGIHHLR; this is encoded by the coding sequence GTGACAGGTACACATCCGTGCCACGGAGCGGCCAAGGTCGCGGTCCGCGACCAGCTGCTCGCCGCCCGTCGCCGCCGGCCGCTCACCGACGTCGGCACCGACGCGCGGGCCATCGCGGAGCACCTGCTCGCCGCCCCTGAGGTACGCCGGGCGGCCACCGTCGCGGCGTACGTCTCGGTCGGCACCGAGCCCGGCACCACCGCCCTGCTCGACCGGCTGGTCGACGCCGGGAAGCGGGTGATCCTGCCGGTGCTGTTGCCCGACAACGACCTCGACTGGGCCGCCTATCACGGCCCCACGTCGCTGGCCCCGGCCCGCCGCGGCCTGCTCGAGCCGGTCGGCCCGGCCCTCGGCGTCGATGCGGTCGCGACCGCCGACGTGGTCCTCGTCCCGGGCCTCGCGGCCTCGCCCGCCGGGCTGCGCCTGGGCCGCGGCGGCGGCTCCTACGATCGCGCCCTCGCCCGGGTGCCGGTCGGCACCTTCACCTGCGTGCTGCTCTACGACGACGAGCTGCTGCCCGACGTACCCGCCGAACCGCACGACCGGCCGGTCACCGCCGCCGCCACCCCCGCCGGGATCCACCACCTCCGTTGA
- a CDS encoding penicillin acylase family protein, with protein sequence MVDHDPSGPVAEAPAATPSSPSWPRWFRWTTGIGVLLVLALVAGLTTAVVVVRRSWPQTGGELSISALEGEVRVVRDDHGIPQIYADSTHDLMLAQGFVHAQDRFFEMDVRRHATAGRLSELFGDSGLETDLVVRTLGWRDVAEQELTMLRPATRSALDAYAEGVNAYLEGRSTSEMALEYTLLGLTGLDYQPESWSAVDSVAWLKAMAWDLRGNLEEEIGRAIAIATVGESRAADLYPAYPYDERAPIVEQGGVVGGVGGGDGRVFDQDASGPGGGALPRPPARDGGSTGTGTGTVAALARVRDVLAGVPALLGRGDGLGSNAWVVDGDHTDTGAPILANDPHLGISLPGVWTQVGLHCRTLSPECPYDVAGFSFSGVPGVVIGHNRDIAWGFTNLGPDVTDLYVERVTGDTWEYDGRQLPLTERTERIEVRDGDDVELTVRSTGHGPLLTDLARFADEDGIEITEDGLLDQVEGVAAAQEAGSTGGDAISLAWTALTPRPTVDALLALNRADDWTSFRQALSDFAVPGQNVVYADTEGHIGYQATGLVPVRGPANDGRLPAAGWRKDTDWTGSFVPYDALPSVLDPESGIIATANQAVIDPSRYPPYLTSDWDLGYRSDRINRLLAADDELSVAAMAAIQLDDRSAIGEALTPYLLDIDLPAGYYSDGQRLLRSWNYQEDAGSAAAAYFNVVWREVLERTFGDELPEVIRPDGGDRWFAVVSALLPRGKNGWWDDVRTDDKVERRSDILHDAMIAARDELTALESPSAREWTWGRLHELELRSSTLGESGIGIVERIFNRGGWEVGGGSSLVNATAWDARSGYQVVTAPSMRMIVPMDDLDAARWINLTGVSGHAFHPHYTDQTDLWARGETLPWVFSEDAVTDAADDVLLLKPEG encoded by the coding sequence ATGGTGGACCACGACCCGAGCGGCCCCGTCGCCGAAGCCCCGGCCGCGACCCCCTCCTCTCCCTCCTGGCCCCGATGGTTCCGCTGGACCACGGGCATCGGCGTGCTCCTCGTCCTCGCCCTGGTCGCGGGCCTGACGACGGCCGTCGTCGTGGTGCGGCGGTCCTGGCCGCAGACGGGCGGCGAGCTGTCGATCAGCGCGCTCGAGGGCGAGGTGCGGGTCGTGCGCGACGACCACGGCATCCCGCAGATCTACGCCGACTCCACCCACGACCTGATGCTGGCCCAGGGGTTCGTGCACGCGCAGGACCGCTTCTTCGAGATGGACGTACGCCGCCACGCCACCGCCGGTCGCCTCTCCGAGCTGTTCGGCGACTCCGGCCTGGAGACCGACCTGGTCGTGCGCACCCTCGGCTGGCGCGACGTCGCGGAGCAGGAGCTGACCATGCTGCGGCCCGCGACCCGCAGCGCGCTGGACGCCTACGCCGAGGGCGTCAACGCCTACCTGGAGGGCCGCTCCACCTCGGAGATGGCGCTGGAGTACACCCTGCTCGGCCTCACCGGACTCGACTACCAGCCGGAGAGCTGGAGCGCCGTCGACTCGGTCGCCTGGCTCAAGGCGATGGCCTGGGACCTGCGCGGCAACCTCGAGGAGGAGATCGGCCGCGCGATCGCGATCGCGACCGTCGGCGAGAGCAGGGCGGCCGACCTCTACCCCGCCTACCCGTACGACGAGCGCGCCCCCATCGTCGAGCAGGGCGGCGTCGTCGGCGGGGTCGGCGGCGGCGACGGGCGGGTCTTCGACCAGGACGCCTCGGGCCCGGGCGGCGGGGCGCTCCCTCGCCCGCCCGCCCGCGACGGTGGCAGCACCGGCACCGGCACCGGCACGGTCGCCGCGCTGGCGCGGGTGCGCGACGTGCTGGCCGGCGTACCCGCGCTGCTCGGCCGAGGCGACGGCCTCGGCAGCAACGCCTGGGTCGTCGACGGCGACCACACCGACACCGGCGCGCCGATCCTCGCCAACGACCCGCACCTCGGGATCTCGCTGCCCGGCGTGTGGACCCAGGTCGGGCTGCACTGCCGCACCCTCTCGCCCGAGTGCCCCTACGACGTGGCCGGGTTCAGCTTCTCCGGGGTGCCCGGCGTCGTCATCGGCCACAACCGCGACATCGCCTGGGGGTTCACGAACCTCGGCCCCGACGTGACCGACCTCTACGTCGAGCGGGTCACCGGCGACACCTGGGAGTACGACGGCCGGCAGCTCCCGTTGACCGAGCGCACCGAGCGGATCGAGGTCCGCGACGGCGACGACGTGGAGCTCACGGTGCGCTCCACCGGCCACGGCCCGTTGCTCACGGACCTGGCCCGGTTCGCCGACGAGGACGGCATCGAGATCACCGAGGACGGCCTGCTCGACCAGGTGGAGGGGGTCGCCGCGGCGCAGGAGGCCGGCTCGACGGGTGGGGACGCGATCTCGCTGGCGTGGACCGCGCTGACCCCGCGCCCGACCGTCGATGCCCTGCTCGCGCTCAACCGCGCGGACGACTGGACCTCCTTCCGGCAGGCGCTGTCCGACTTCGCGGTGCCCGGCCAGAACGTCGTCTACGCCGACACCGAGGGTCACATCGGCTATCAGGCGACCGGCCTGGTCCCGGTCCGCGGCCCGGCCAACGACGGCCGGCTGCCCGCCGCGGGCTGGCGCAAGGACACCGACTGGACGGGCTCGTTCGTGCCCTACGACGCGCTGCCCAGCGTGCTGGACCCGGAGTCCGGGATCATCGCCACGGCCAACCAGGCCGTCATCGACCCGAGCCGCTACCCGCCGTACCTCACCTCCGATTGGGATCTCGGCTATCGCTCCGACCGGATCAACCGGCTCCTCGCTGCCGACGACGAGCTGAGCGTGGCCGCGATGGCGGCCATCCAGCTCGACGACCGCAGCGCGATCGGCGAGGCGCTGACGCCGTACCTCCTCGACATCGACCTGCCCGCTGGCTATTACTCCGACGGCCAGCGGCTGCTGCGCTCGTGGAACTACCAGGAGGACGCCGGCAGCGCGGCCGCGGCGTACTTCAACGTCGTGTGGCGCGAGGTGCTCGAGCGGACCTTCGGCGACGAGCTGCCCGAGGTGATCCGGCCCGACGGGGGCGACCGCTGGTTCGCCGTCGTCAGCGCCCTGCTGCCGCGGGGGAAGAACGGGTGGTGGGACGACGTGCGCACCGACGACAAGGTCGAGCGGCGCAGCGACATCCTGCACGACGCCATGATCGCGGCCCGCGACGAGCTCACCGCGCTGGAGTCGCCCAGTGCCCGCGAGTGGACGTGGGGCCGGCTGCACGAGCTCGAGCTGCGCTCCTCGACGCTGGGGGAGTCGGGGATCGGGATCGTCGAGCGGATCTTCAACCGCGGCGGCTGGGAGGTCGGCGGTGGCAGCTCCCTGGTCAACGCGACGGCCTGGGACGCCCGCAGCGGCTACCAGGTCGTGACGGCCCCGTCGATGCGGATGATCGTGCCGATGGACGACCTCGACGCCGCCCGGTGGATCAACCTCACCGGCGTCTCCGGCCATGCCTTCCACCCCCACTACACCGACCAGACCGACCTGTGGGCGCGTGGCGAGACCCTGCCCTGGGTCTTCTCCGAGGATGCCGTGACCGACGCGGCCGACGACGTACTGCTGCTCAAGCCCGAGGGTTGA
- a CDS encoding zinc ribbon domain-containing protein, producing the protein MPTYQYLCTACGHAFEQVQKFSDDALTTCPECAGRLRKVFNSVGVVFKGSGFYKTDSKSDTKSSSGGSNGSGGSSDAPAASSSGSSDSSSSSSSSGSSGSTGSSSSTGSSSSSSAASPA; encoded by the coding sequence ATGCCCACCTATCAGTACCTGTGCACCGCGTGCGGCCATGCCTTCGAGCAGGTCCAGAAGTTCAGCGACGACGCCCTCACCACGTGCCCCGAGTGCGCCGGCAGGCTGCGCAAGGTCTTCAACTCGGTGGGTGTGGTGTTCAAGGGCTCGGGCTTCTACAAGACCGACAGCAAGTCCGACACGAAGTCGTCCTCCGGCGGCTCGAACGGTTCCGGCGGCTCCAGCGATGCGCCGGCCGCGAGCTCGTCCGGCTCGTCGGACTCCTCCAGCTCCTCCAGTTCCTCGGGCTCCTCGGGCTCGACCGGTTCCTCGAGCTCCACCGGCTCGTCCAGCTCCAGCTCGGCCGCCTCGCCCGCCTGA
- a CDS encoding SAF domain-containing protein, producing the protein MDSRDPRHPTARRPLRRVRDALDEVRRRVLRRRRLIAALLLGGAAAVAVRSVAPPEPATAALLVAARDLPAGQALRPGDLVTMRVPPAAVPTGTAEDPVGRRLAAPLRAGEPVTDVRLVGPDLGAAQPAGTSTVPVRLTDAGQVALLTPGDRITLLGTDPQAGTTRVLAREATVLAVPDPASAADGALPGRLVVLALDSEAVYHVTAASAAEYVTYTWSRS; encoded by the coding sequence ATGGACTCCCGCGATCCCCGGCACCCGACCGCCCGCAGGCCGCTACGTCGCGTCCGCGACGCTCTCGACGAGGTACGCCGGCGCGTGCTGCGCCGGCGGCGCCTGATCGCCGCCCTGCTCCTGGGCGGGGCTGCTGCCGTCGCCGTCCGGTCCGTCGCTCCGCCGGAGCCCGCGACCGCGGCGCTGCTCGTCGCCGCGCGCGACCTGCCGGCCGGGCAGGCGCTGCGCCCCGGCGACCTGGTCACCATGCGCGTCCCGCCCGCCGCCGTACCCACCGGGACCGCCGAGGACCCGGTCGGCCGCCGGCTCGCCGCTCCCCTGCGCGCCGGCGAGCCGGTCACCGACGTCCGCCTGGTCGGGCCGGACCTCGGCGCGGCCCAGCCCGCGGGCACGAGCACGGTGCCGGTCCGGCTCACCGACGCCGGACAGGTGGCGCTGCTGACCCCGGGCGACCGGATCACGCTGCTCGGCACCGACCCGCAGGCGGGCACGACCCGGGTGCTCGCGCGCGAGGCGACCGTGCTCGCCGTCCCCGATCCGGCCTCGGCGGCCGACGGCGCGCTTCCCGGCCGGCTCGTCGTCCTGGCCCTAGATTCGGAGGCGGTCTACCACGTCACCGCGGCCTCCGCAGCCGAATACGTGACTTATACATGGAGTCGCAGTTAG
- a CDS encoding MscL family protein: protein MSGFKKFLLQGNLVDIAVAFIIGASFGTVVTTFVNWLTAQMPESASDVFTNAENSFGAFLNAVIAFVILAAVVYFLVVTPYTKAKERFFPDPEPGETELDILTQIRDSLATR, encoded by the coding sequence ATGTCCGGGTTCAAGAAGTTCCTGCTCCAGGGCAACCTGGTCGACATCGCCGTCGCGTTCATCATCGGTGCGTCCTTCGGCACCGTCGTCACCACCTTCGTCAACTGGCTGACCGCCCAGATGCCCGAGTCGGCCAGCGACGTCTTCACCAACGCGGAGAACTCGTTCGGCGCCTTCCTCAACGCCGTCATCGCGTTCGTGATCCTGGCCGCCGTCGTCTACTTCCTCGTCGTCACGCCCTACACCAAGGCCAAGGAGCGGTTCTTCCCCGACCCCGAGCCGGGCGAGACCGAGCTCGACATCCTGACCCAGATCCGCGACTCGCTCGCCACCCGCTGA
- a CDS encoding YhjD/YihY/BrkB family envelope integrity protein, which produces MIRDALDRARVLGRRLSRRFPVAGETVAEFRRIEVLDRSVVVAAQALLALIPLVVVLVAFLPSDLTRTGIDRFAGLTGLDRAATDLVSSTGGVPRPGADVRSRVGVVSGAVIVLSASSFARAVLRAYEKVWDLPRTIGVRTRARALGWLLCWLAALQGVVLCSWLARDAGVPVLARLALDAVLLAALWWWSLRVLLGGRVAWRRLALSAALTGPALVAYCVGASAVLPAHVVAVVHRFGAFGLVLGVATWLIGISAVVVASATLGRVADRVLVDRRRADRERAEGRRGSPRRPSDRS; this is translated from the coding sequence ATGATCCGCGACGCGCTCGACCGGGCGCGGGTGCTGGGCCGGCGGCTTTCCCGGCGCTTCCCCGTGGCCGGCGAGACGGTGGCGGAGTTCCGCCGGATCGAGGTGCTGGACCGTTCGGTGGTGGTCGCCGCCCAGGCCCTGCTGGCCCTGATCCCGCTGGTGGTCGTGCTCGTCGCGTTCCTGCCGAGCGACCTCACCCGGACCGGCATCGACCGGTTCGCCGGCCTGACCGGTCTGGACCGTGCCGCGACCGACCTCGTGTCGAGCACGGGCGGGGTGCCGCGCCCCGGCGCCGACGTCCGGTCCCGGGTCGGGGTGGTGAGCGGCGCGGTGATCGTGCTGTCGGCCTCCTCCTTCGCCCGCGCCGTGCTGCGCGCCTATGAGAAGGTCTGGGACCTGCCCCGGACGATCGGCGTCCGCACCCGCGCTCGCGCCCTCGGCTGGCTGCTGTGCTGGCTCGCCGCGCTGCAGGGGGTGGTCCTGTGCAGCTGGCTCGCCCGGGACGCCGGCGTACCGGTGCTGGCGCGGCTGGCCCTCGACGCCGTCCTGCTCGCCGCGCTGTGGTGGTGGTCGCTGCGCGTCCTGCTCGGCGGACGCGTCGCGTGGCGGCGCCTGGCGCTCAGCGCCGCGCTGACCGGCCCGGCGCTGGTGGCCTACTGCGTCGGGGCGAGTGCGGTACTGCCGGCGCATGTCGTCGCGGTCGTGCACCGCTTCGGCGCGTTCGGCCTGGTGCTCGGCGTCGCCACCTGGCTGATCGGGATCTCGGCGGTCGTGGTGGCGTCGGCGACCCTCGGCCGGGTCGCCGACCGGGTGCTGGTCGACCGCCGGCGCGCCGACCGGGAACGCGCCGAGGGCCGACGGGGGAGTCCCCGCCGGCCCTCGGACCGCTCGTGA
- a CDS encoding LCP family protein: MTQDDETGRADATPGSRARRVSTSRADRDRRRPRGERGDRGRRVSGGRRKAPQPGKVVFKVIVASLMSLGLATGLGVVLIYNNWNGNIDRQDVSNQLTNRPEKEDVEGPKEPMNILVMGSDTRAGEGNGIDGESTNGLSDTTILFHLSANREFAYGISVPRDTAVIRPECTKEDGSKIRAASGYEKWNAAFAYGGPACTIQQFEQATKVRVDNYVVVDFNQFKDMVNALDGVEVCIPDDIDDEVRNIHLKAGTREIKGNEALTYVRARYRIGDGTDPNRTRRQQAFIGSMINKALTAGMIARPDRMISFMNAATSSLQTDFKGIAQMADLAVTAQGIGADNIKFITTPWVYSDKVSSGIEWTPEVEKLWQLVRRDKPLTPEFLKDALSAGDNPDGSPSAGNTAGDETSESDSPSAPTSPSGSTDGASDGASDGASNGTPGGTPGTDTTIPPPAPGGLSASGREAAGLCT, encoded by the coding sequence ATGACGCAGGACGACGAGACCGGGCGCGCCGACGCGACACCCGGGAGCCGCGCCCGCCGGGTGTCGACCTCGCGCGCCGACCGTGACCGCCGCCGTCCGCGCGGGGAGCGGGGGGACCGGGGCCGCCGGGTGTCCGGGGGGCGGCGCAAGGCGCCGCAGCCGGGCAAGGTCGTCTTCAAGGTGATCGTGGCCAGCCTGATGTCGCTCGGGCTGGCGACCGGTCTCGGCGTCGTGCTGATCTACAACAACTGGAACGGCAACATCGACCGGCAGGACGTGTCGAACCAGCTGACCAACCGTCCTGAGAAGGAGGATGTCGAGGGTCCCAAGGAGCCGATGAACATCCTGGTGATGGGCTCCGACACCCGCGCCGGCGAGGGCAACGGCATCGACGGCGAGTCCACCAACGGGCTCTCCGACACCACGATCCTCTTCCACCTCTCCGCCAACCGTGAGTTCGCCTACGGCATCTCCGTCCCGCGTGACACGGCTGTCATCCGGCCCGAGTGCACCAAGGAGGACGGCAGCAAGATCCGCGCGGCCTCCGGATACGAGAAGTGGAACGCCGCCTTCGCGTACGGCGGTCCCGCCTGCACCATCCAACAGTTCGAGCAGGCCACGAAGGTCCGCGTCGACAACTACGTCGTCGTCGACTTCAACCAGTTCAAGGACATGGTCAACGCCCTCGACGGCGTCGAGGTCTGCATCCCCGACGACATCGACGACGAGGTGCGCAACATCCACCTCAAGGCCGGCACCCGCGAGATCAAGGGCAACGAGGCGCTGACCTATGTCCGGGCCCGCTACCGGATCGGCGACGGCACCGACCCGAACCGCACCCGGCGCCAGCAGGCGTTCATCGGCTCGATGATCAACAAGGCGCTCACCGCGGGCATGATCGCGCGCCCCGACCGGATGATCAGCTTCATGAACGCCGCGACGTCGTCCCTGCAGACCGACTTCAAGGGCATCGCGCAGATGGCCGACCTGGCCGTCACCGCGCAGGGCATCGGTGCCGACAACATCAAGTTCATCACCACGCCCTGGGTCTACTCCGACAAGGTGAGCTCCGGGATCGAGTGGACCCCTGAGGTCGAGAAGCTCTGGCAGCTGGTGCGCCGCGACAAGCCGCTCACGCCCGAGTTCCTCAAGGACGCGCTCAGCGCCGGCGACAACCCGGACGGCTCCCCGTCGGCCGGCAACACCGCCGGTGACGAGACATCCGAGTCCGACAGCCCGTCCGCGCCCACCAGCCCGTCCGGCAGCACGGACGGCGCCTCCGACGGCGCCTCCGACGGGGCGTCGAACGGCACCCCCGGCGGTACGCCGGGCACCGACACCACGATCCCGCCGCCGGCCCCCGGGGGCCTCAGTGCCTCCGGTCGCGAGGCCGCCGGACTCTGCACCTGA
- a CDS encoding nuclear transport factor 2 family protein, giving the protein MTTEIPEPVATLVAAVNGHDEDAFLDCFTADGYVDDWGRIFRGRAAIDGWSAKELIGAEGTLTVESVTTAGGEVVVIGDWRSNYANGLSRFTFVVAGDKVASMTIREG; this is encoded by the coding sequence GTGACCACCGAGATCCCCGAGCCCGTCGCCACCCTCGTCGCCGCCGTCAACGGACACGACGAGGACGCCTTCTTGGACTGCTTCACCGCCGACGGGTACGTCGACGACTGGGGTCGCATCTTCCGCGGCCGCGCGGCCATCGACGGCTGGAGCGCCAAGGAGCTGATCGGCGCCGAGGGCACCCTGACCGTCGAGTCGGTGACCACAGCAGGCGGCGAGGTCGTCGTCATCGGCGACTGGCGCAGCAACTACGCCAACGGCCTGAGCCGCTTCACCTTCGTCGTCGCGGGCGACAAGGTCGCCTCGATGACGATCCGCGAGGGCTAG
- a CDS encoding SDR family oxidoreductase: MPVPTLEGKNVLVAAGAKNLGGLISRQAAESGANVAIHYNSEATRPAADETLAAVQAAGAKGVVLAGDLTKVENVERLFAEAAAALGPIDVAVNTVGKVLRKPMVDTTEAEYDDMLDVNAKSAYFFLREAGRQLADNGKVITIVTSLLAAFTDGYSTYAGGKSPVEHFTRAAAKEFAARGISVNSIAPGPMDTPFFYGQETPERVAFHKSQAMGNQLTQIEDIAPIVRFLATEGWWITGQTIFANGGYTTR, from the coding sequence ATGCCTGTCCCCACTCTCGAAGGCAAGAACGTCCTCGTCGCCGCCGGAGCCAAGAACCTCGGCGGGCTGATCAGCCGCCAGGCGGCCGAGTCCGGCGCGAACGTCGCCATCCACTACAACTCCGAGGCCACCCGCCCCGCAGCCGATGAGACCCTCGCCGCGGTCCAGGCCGCCGGTGCCAAGGGCGTCGTGCTCGCCGGCGACCTCACCAAGGTCGAGAACGTCGAGCGACTGTTCGCCGAGGCGGCCGCCGCGCTCGGCCCGATCGACGTCGCGGTCAACACGGTCGGCAAGGTGCTGCGCAAGCCGATGGTCGACACCACCGAGGCCGAGTACGACGACATGCTCGACGTGAACGCGAAGTCGGCGTACTTCTTCCTGCGCGAGGCCGGTCGCCAGCTCGCCGACAACGGCAAGGTGATCACCATCGTCACCTCGCTGCTGGCCGCGTTCACCGACGGCTACTCGACCTACGCCGGCGGCAAGTCGCCGGTCGAGCACTTCACCCGCGCCGCGGCCAAGGAGTTCGCCGCTCGCGGGATCTCGGTGAACTCGATCGCCCCCGGTCCCATGGACACGCCCTTCTTCTACGGCCAGGAGACGCCCGAGCGGGTGGCCTTCCACAAGTCGCAGGCCATGGGCAACCAGCTCACCCAGATCGAGGACATCGCCCCGATCGTGCGCTTCCTGGCCACCGAGGGCTGGTGGATCACCGGCCAGACCATCTTCGCCAACGGCGGCTACACCACCCGTTGA